DNA sequence from the Bacteroidota bacterium genome:
CTTTGACTTTGATGGCAGCTCGTGGACTGAGACGGAAAAGCTCACCGCATCCGATGGCGCTGTATCTGACCAATTTGGTTACTCGGTATCGCTCTCCGGGGACCGCGCACTCATCGGGGTATTGTTGGACGACGATAACGGCAGCGATTCAGGCTCCGCCTATGTCTTTGACTTTGATGGCACCTCGTGGACTGAGACGCAGAAACTCACCGCATCGGATGGCGCTGTATCTGACCAATTTGGTCGGTCGGTATCGCTCTCCGGGGACCGCGCACTCATCGGGGCAGTTCTGGATGACGATAACGGCCTCAGTTCAGGCTCCGCCTATGTCTTTGACTTTGATGGCAGCTCGTGGACTGAGACGGAAAAGCTCACCGCATCCGATGGCGCTGTATCTGACCAATTTGGTTACTCGGTATCGCTCTCCGGGGACCGCGCACTCATCGGGGCATTTGGGGATGACGATAACGGCAGCGATTCAGGCTCCGCCTATGTCTTTGGTTTTGCTTCACCGGATTCGGATGGTGACGGCTACACTGACGAAGAAGAACTGGCATGCGGCACTGATCCCAATGATGACACCAGTTTCCCGGCTGGTACCGTTTCTGGCACCGTTACTGCAGGGGGCAACATGCAGGCTGGTATCACGGTCAAAGCCCTGGATGCGGATGACCCTGCCATTGTCCTTGGCACAGCCGTTACCGATGCCTCAGGCAACTACAGCATTGCTGGTGTTGCGCAGGGAGATGTTGTGGTGATGGTCGTCGAGCCGCTCGGCTTTTCAGCCCAGGCCAACGACCTTGGCGAAGCAGTGGTGTGCAACACCACAACGGCAGATGTCGACTTTACGCTCGATGCCCTTGTGCTCACGAATGACATCCGCATGGCCAGTTATTGGAAAAACCAGCTCGACATAGCCGCCAGCGGCGGCACACCGGCTGAAGATTTTAGCACAATCATCACTGAAATAGAAGATCGCTTCACCAATGTGCATTTTAACGCACTGTTTGCAGGCGTTAATGATGTTGATGCCTGGCAGGATATCTTCAGCAAACGGCCCGGCACGGCCACCGAGCGGGCTACGGCTGAAGTGGGCGCGCTTGTGATGAACGTGATGTCGCTTAAGATCGACCAGTTTGAGGTGGTGACTGCCGATGGATTTACCGTGGCTGATGTTGTTACCCATGTTGCTACACTGCTCGAAGACGGCGATGTGAGCAACGACGCAACGGCCAAGTCACTGGCTGAGCAGGTGAACCGGGGCATGACAATAGCAGCAGGCCAGATCGGCGCGGGCAACATTGCCTACAAACGCGGAGGTCCGGGTGTTGGACCAATACTGGATGTTTCCAGCACGGCACAGGCCCTGCCCGAGTCTTTCGAATTGGAGGGCAACTATCCGAACCCGTTCAATCCGCAGACGAGCATCCGTTTTGCGATGCCTGAAGCGGCGCATGTATCGGTGTCGGTTTATGACGCCCTTGGTCGTCAGGTGGCAACGCTTATGGATGGCGTGCAAGAAGCTGGCTACCACGAAGTGAACTTCGATGCCGCCTCCCTGCCAAGTGGTACGTATCTCTACCGCCTGGTAACGCCAGCCGGTGAATTTACCAAAACGATGCTGTTGCTCAAGTAGCGCGGTTCTATCGGTTTTAAGAAGGCCGGTCTTTCCTCAATTGAGGAAGGGCCGGCTTTTTCCTTTCCATCAATAAGCAGGCGAAAGGCGCAGTTCTTCTGCTATGCGAAAGGCGAACTTCCGCTCGCTGTGCGAAAGACGTAGTTCTTCTGCTGCGCGAAAGGCGAACTTCCGCTCGCTGTGCGAAAGGCGTAGTTCTTCTGCTGCGGCGAAAGGCGAACTTCTTCTGTTGAGCGAATTCGGCGATGGTCACCAAGCACATAATTACAAACCAGCTTAGCACACAAGATTGTAGCTTCACCCACATATTTGTAGTTTAGGCGACGAGAATATCAAAGGAGCGGCTAGCGGCTTCGCTTTGCGCAGCTTTTACGAAATCAAAATTGGCCTATTTGCGGGCAAATTCAGCCACTGGAAGACTATTGTTGGTTCTGCCAGCCGGTCCGCGCGCTAACCCTCTCCTGACATCAATGCGTTACCCATCAATGCGTTACCGGACGACTGCCGCTCTCTTCGCAACCCTCTGCGTGATCGTAGGGTCAGGCTGCGCAGAAGGGCAGAGTGCCTCGCCGCCCCTGGGCCTCTGGTCCTGGAGCGCGGATGAGCCAAAAGAAGCCCTCTTCGCAGCTATCCGGCGGGTCGATGACGAATGGCAGGCAACTCTGGGTCCAGATCCCGTCATGGTGACCCATAACCGAGGTGTGATCTCAGTTGAGGGACCAGACGGGAACAGCTTCGTAGGCGAACTGACTCCCGACGATTCGGAGATCCGCGGCTATTGGTACCAGGCCTCCTCGCCCCTCGGCTACCAGGAGGTCGCGACACCCGTTGCTTTGCCCGCCGTGGCGAAAGGGCAGTGGCAGGCCGAAGTCGCTATCCAGCTCCGGTCGTTCAGGATCTTCCTGGACGTGTTCGAAGACGAGAGTGCCGGCCTCTCCGCCGTAATCCGAAATCCGGAGGCCAACAATACCCTTGGCGCCAGCCGGTTTCGGCTTGTGGCTGATGAGGAAGGTGGCTGGACGCTGGTGGCCGGCAGCGGTGACTTCGAACGACGATACGGGCTGAAGTATACTCAAGGCGGTGGACTCCTGCTCGACTACGACCGCTTCGACGAACCGATCACGCTTAGGCCGGCTACAGATACGGCGGGTTACTACAGCCGGCAAGGTCGTGGCCGGCAGGCACACCCTATGTCACTGCCCCAGCTCGACGACGGATGGATAGTCGCCGCTCCAGAAGAAGCCGGGTTTGACCCCGCTGCGTTTCAGGCGTTGACCGCTGAGCTTGCGCGTGTTGATCCGCGGAGTCAGCGACCACAGATGATCCACTCGCTGCTCGTCGCGCATGGAGGCCGGCTTGTCTACGAGGAGTATTTCTTCGGTCACGACCGCGAGACGCGGCACGACGTGCGATCCCTCGGGAAGGTCTTCGGATCGGTCATGATCGGGGCTTTGCAACAACAGGGCCACGAGATCAGTGCGGACTACCGCCCAATCCCGGACGTTCTCGGACGCGCAGGGCAACGCCTGGACGATCCACGCAAGGCCAATATCACGATCGGCCACTTACTAACGTTCACGAGCGGCCTGGACTGTGATGGAAACGCCGGCTCACCTGGGTCTGAATCCCGGATGTGGGGGCAACAGGAGGACTTCTGGCTGTTCACAGCACAACTCCCTATGATCCACGACCCTGGTGAGCGCTACGCCTACTGTTCCGGCAGCGCCAATCTCGTAGGGGCCAGTCTGAGTACGTTTGGCGGTGCACGCGTTCAGGAACTCTTCGATCAGCTGATCGCGAAACCCTTGGGTTTCGGACCCTATCATTTTACGCTGACCCCGAACGGTGA
Encoded proteins:
- a CDS encoding T9SS type A sorting domain-containing protein, translating into FDFDGSSWTETEKLTASDGAVSDQFGYSVSLSGDRALIGVLLDDDNGSDSGSAYVFDFDGTSWTETQKLTASDGAVSDQFGRSVSLSGDRALIGAVLDDDNGLSSGSAYVFDFDGSSWTETEKLTASDGAVSDQFGYSVSLSGDRALIGAFGDDDNGSDSGSAYVFGFASPDSDGDGYTDEEELACGTDPNDDTSFPAGTVSGTVTAGGNMQAGITVKALDADDPAIVLGTAVTDASGNYSIAGVAQGDVVVMVVEPLGFSAQANDLGEAVVCNTTTADVDFTLDALVLTNDIRMASYWKNQLDIAASGGTPAEDFSTIITEIEDRFTNVHFNALFAGVNDVDAWQDIFSKRPGTATERATAEVGALVMNVMSLKIDQFEVVTADGFTVADVVTHVATLLEDGDVSNDATAKSLAEQVNRGMTIAAGQIGAGNIAYKRGGPGVGPILDVSSTAQALPESFELEGNYPNPFNPQTSIRFAMPEAAHVSVSVYDALGRQVATLMDGVQEAGYHEVNFDAASLPSGTYLYRLVTPAGEFTKTMLLLK
- a CDS encoding serine hydrolase, translating into MRYPSMRYRTTAALFATLCVIVGSGCAEGQSASPPLGLWSWSADEPKEALFAAIRRVDDEWQATLGPDPVMVTHNRGVISVEGPDGNSFVGELTPDDSEIRGYWYQASSPLGYQEVATPVALPAVAKGQWQAEVAIQLRSFRIFLDVFEDESAGLSAVIRNPEANNTLGASRFRLVADEEGGWTLVAGSGDFERRYGLKYTQGGGLLLDYDRFDEPITLRPATDTAGYYSRQGRGRQAHPMSLPQLDDGWIVAAPEEAGFDPAAFQALTAELARVDPRSQRPQMIHSLLVAHGGRLVYEEYFFGHDRETRHDVRSLGKVFGSVMIGALQQQGHEISADYRPIPDVLGRAGQRLDDPRKANITIGHLLTFTSGLDCDGNAGSPGSESRMWGQQEDFWLFTAQLPMIHDPGERYAYCSGSANLVGASLSTFGGARVQELFDQLIAKPLGFGPYHFTLTPNGEGYLGGGAYMRPRDILKIGAVYLAGGTWNGEQIVDEDWVEQSVKPQIDISPETTGMTPDDFSNNYFGGSQAYIWRVDSVTVGERSYTSYEASGNGGQLLIVVPELDLSVVFTGGNYRMGGIWGRWRNEIIGGHIIPAMKDLP